A window of the Arachis duranensis cultivar V14167 chromosome 5, aradu.V14167.gnm2.J7QH, whole genome shotgun sequence genome harbors these coding sequences:
- the LOC107488882 gene encoding pre-mRNA-splicing factor SPF27 homolog, which produces MADGGNGDIPMLEAPPSYGRQTCSSIDALPYIDSDYANPRVKAEVDRLVEEEMRRSTKKPADFLNDLPPLPTFNFQEYPMIGREYERVRAGRAPVALDRSRYELETPAVSKRNDETAWKQALQRSQRLLQYQITRMENLDLLLKYGPDAWKQHNNRLEVYLTRIQKLAQELNEKIEKVNRERKYHQQNTAYELDALSMQWKDLCQKNIAIQTACASLEARIIELETEAAERGWNLDAITENGTLAQFRSMTLAP; this is translated from the exons ATGGCTGATGGAGGCAATGGCGACATACCGATGCTGGAAGCTCCACCTTCTTATGGGCGCCAAACATGTTCTTCCATCGATGCTTTACCTTACATCGACTCGGACTATGCCAACCCCAGAGTGAAGGCGGAGGTTGACCGTTTAGTGGAGGAGGAAATGCGCCGCAGTACCAAGAAGCCCGCCGACTTCCTCAACGACTTGCCCCCTCTTCCCACCTTCAATTTTCAG GAGTACCCAATGATTGGTAGAGAGTACGAGCGTGTAAGAGCTGGAAGGGCTCCCGTTGCTCTTGATCGGTCTCGTTATGAATTGGAAACGCCAGCTGTCAGTAAGAGGAACGATGAAACTGCTTGGAAGCAAGCACTTCAGAGATCTCAGCGCCTTCTGCAATATCAGATTACCAG GATGGAAAATCTTGATTTGTTGTTAAAGTATGGACCTGATGCTTGGAAACAACACAACAATCGATTGGAAGTATATTTGACAAG AATACAGAAATTAGCTCAGGAACTAAATGAAAAGATTGAGAAAGTAAATCGTGAAAGAAAATATCATCAG CAAAATACGGCATACGAGCTCGATGCTTTGTCAATGCAGTGGAAGGATCTGTGTCAGAAAAATATAGCAATACAAACTGCGTGTGCTTCACTTGAAGCTCGCATAATAGAACTGGAGACAGAAGCAGCAGAAAG AGGTTGGAACTTGGACGCCATCACGGAAAATGGGACCCTTGCTCAATTCAGAAGTATGACATTAGCACCTtga
- the LOC107488881 gene encoding peroxisome biogenesis protein 3-2, protein MLSVRDLWRRHRRKVFISVGVLGSGYLLYKLYGAHRRRLDALERELAIQRESEELMKVQMQAHFENIQTISDVMTLPHAMHNLSCRVAEELDLSQLLERLLQGKGQPNTLTQSEKLNLWERLKILSFTRMALSVWATTMLSLYTKVQVNILGRHLYIDTARRFESSSTTESGDLVDKEDQQKFLGTVDFLCQHGMPPLISDMEAATQEALKGKQLSHFFNSTALHETIMQILIIFMSQGSPHSWIKYVMPEDSATSRIDDPAPSDVTEFEQLMMEARAVLLSAEFGSIIEICMKVVVNAVVEQMGAKFRGGSIATGLPLARVLPQVAQMCPLLLEEPSKNQFIRIIKCIPEVEPFFTRLYANMPSAY, encoded by the exons ATGCTTTCCGTCAG GGATTTGTGGAGGCGCCATAGGAGGAAGGTTTTCATTTCAGTTGGTGTTTTAGGAAGTGGGTATCTTTTGTATAAGCTTTATGGTGCTCACAGGCGCAGGCTCGATGCACTTGAGAGAGAACTCGCAATTCAAAGGGAAAGTGAGGAGCTCATGAAGGTTCA AATGCAAGCTCACTTTGAGAATATTCAGACGATTTCGGATGTAATGACACTGCCTCATGCTATGCACAACTTAAGCTGTCGCGTAGCAGAAGAGTTGGATCTTTCTCAGCTTCTTGAGAGACTCCTACAAGGGAAGGGTCAACCAAACACTTTAACGCAATCAGAGAAACTAAATTTATGGGAGAGACTCAAAATTCTAA GTTTTACAAGAATGGCGTTGTCAGTATGGgccacaacaatgcttagtttATATACGAAGGTTCAAGTAAATATTCTAGGAAGGCATCTATATATTGATACTGCACGAAGATTTGAAAGCTCTAGCACAACG GAAAGTGGAGATCTGGTTGATAAAGAAGACCAGCAGAAATTTCTAGGAACTGTTGATTTTCTCTGTCAACATGGCATGCCTCCCTTGATTTCAGATATGGAGGCGGCAACGCAAGAAGCTCTCAAAGG AAAGCAGCTGAGCCATTTCTTCAACAGTACAGCACTACATGAAACAATAATGCAGATACTCATCATATTCATGAGCCAAGGGAGTCCACACTCCTGGATAAAGTATGTGATGCCCGAGGATTCTGCAACTTCCAGAATTGATGATCCAGCTCCTTCTGATGTGACGGAATTTGAACAACTTATGATGGAAGCGCGAGCAGTGTTATTAAG tGCTGAATTTGGGAGCATTATAGAGATATGTATGAAAGTGGTGGTGAATGCAGTGGTGGAGCAGATGGGAGCTAAATTTAGAGGAGGAAGTATAGCAACGGGGCTGCCTCTGGCGAGAGTCTTGCCTCAAGTTGCACAGATGTGCCCTTTGCTCCTTGAAGAACCCAGCAAGAATCAGTTCATCAGAATCATTAAATGTATACCAGAGGTTGAACCATTTTTCACTCGCCTCTATGCAAATATGCCAAGTGCATATTGA